The following coding sequences are from one Melospiza melodia melodia isolate bMelMel2 chromosome 2, bMelMel2.pri, whole genome shotgun sequence window:
- the AASDHPPT gene encoding L-aminoadipate-semialdehyde dehydrogenase-phosphopantetheinyl transferase isoform X3, translating to MRKLMAEELCIPWNEVHLQRTPKGKPFLASNLVGINSNYSFNVSHQGDYAVLAAEPELQVGIDIMKTDLPGSSSIPNFFHLMKRQFTETEWDVIKSMSNEWMQLDMFYRHWALKESFLKAIGVGIGFNLQRIEFNVSPLQLEIGKVYKETKMFLDGEKEEEWTFEETRLDDNHHVAVALGKQEGFAQKDSDVHSMEPNQPQFTLLTFEDLVASGIPVAPEDSAYWDNFCSKQEGPVRQSSHSRQDCV from the exons ATGCGGAAATTAATGGCAGAGGAGCTGTGCATACCTTGGAACGAAGTCCACTTGCAAAGGACACCAAAAGGAAAACCTTTCCTGGCCAGTAACTTAGTTGGTATCAACTCAAATTACAGCTTCAATGTCTCTCATCAAGGAGATTATGCAGTCCTTGCAGCTGAGCCTGAGCTTCAAGTTGGCATTGATATTATGAAGACTGATTTACCAG GTAGTAGCTCAATTCCGAATTTCTTTCACTTAATGAAGCGACAGTTTACTGAAACAGAGTGGGATGTAATCAAGTCCATGAGTAATGAATGGATGCAGCTGGATATGTTTTATCGACACTGG GCCTTAAAAGAAAGCTTCTTAAAGGCCATTGGAGTTGGAATTGGCTTTAACTTGCAAAGAATTGAATTTAATGTGTCTCCATTGCAACTGGAAATAGGAAAGGTGTATAAGGAGACAAAGATGTTTCTGGATGGAGAAAAAGAAGAGGAGTGGACATTTGAG GAAACCCGCTTGGATGACAATCATCATGTTGCAGTGGCACTTGGGAAACAGGAAGGATTTGCACAGAAGGATTCTGAT GTCCATTCCATGGAGCCCAACCAACCACAATTTACATTATTGACTTTTGAAGACTTAGTTGCATCTGGTATTCCTGTCGCACCTGAGGATTCTGCATATTGGGACAATTTCTGTTCAAAGCAGGAGGGTCCAGTGAGACAGAGTTCACATTCAAGACAGGACTGTGTATAA